Genomic segment of Streptomyces sp. NBC_01210:
GGAGATGTCCGGCAAGGCGAGCGGCGAGAGCATGACCGGGATGAGCATCGTGGTGGCGTCGGCGCCGGTTGTAACGCTGGGTGGTGCTGGGGTCTTTTTGGTTGACCGCGTCCTGGACGTCCTGCAGCGGTCCCCCGGCGTCGAGGGAGTCGGTGATGAAGCTGCGCCTTGTGTCCGCAGAGGCTGTGTGTCGGGTGACCCCGTGTGGCGAGGCGTGTAGCTGCGGACCACTTTCGCGACGCAGGCAGCTGGATGTGTTGCATTCCGATACCGTCGCTGTGATGTGGATCACTCTCCAGGTGCTTCGGATCAGGCATGAGCGATCATGATCGGAATGGACACTCGTTTCCTTGGCATCGCTGAGCTGGTCGAAGCCCCGTCCGTGGCGGTCGTAGTCGACGTTATGCGTGCTTTCACCGTGGCTGCCTGGGCCTTTGCCCAGGGGACGGAAAAGATCGTTCTTGCTGAGTCGCTGGACGAAGCCCTGGCGCTCAAGGCTTCCCACCCGGATTGGGTGGCGCTCAAGGACGGTCCGCCCGCGCCCGGGTTCGACATGGTCAACTCGCCGGGCCTGCTGCGGTCTGTTGACCTTGGCGGACGGACCGTTGTGCAGAAGACCACGGCAGGGACGGTCGGCGCCCTCGCGGTCAAGGAGGCGTCGCTGGTGCTGTGCGCCAGCTTCGTGGTGGCGGAGGCAACGGCTCGGCTCTTGCGGACGCGCAAGAGTGACAGTGTCACGTTCGTGGTCACTGGCGACGATGGGCAGGCCGATGAAGATCTGGCGTGTGCTCAATACATCGCTCGGAGGGCCACGGAGGCTGGGACGGATGCTGCTGAGTTCGTCCGCCGCGCTGCCGAGTCGCGCGCCGCCGCTGAGTTGGCCGAGGGTGTGCGTCAAGGAGTCCATTCTGATGACGTTGCACTCTGTCTTGAGGTCGACCGGTTCCCCTTTGCCATGGTGGCGACCTTGGAAGGTTCGCTCATGGTCCTCCGTCCGTGCGCCATGCTTTCGCTGACCGACGATGCCCCGATCTGATCGCTGGTGAGGTCGAACTCGCACCATGCGAGAGCCAGCACCCAGTCGGGTATGCGGCATCAGCTGCATGTCCCGATGACTGGTTCGGGTGGCGGCAGGCGGCTGACCTGGGTTGCGCCAGCGGCGGCTTCGACAGGCCGTAACCCTCGAGCACGTCGACGCCGAAACGTTTCTCGAAGCCGTGCAGCACCTCGACCGGAAGCGACGCGCCGCCACAGACGGCCAGGCGCAGGCGGGCGGCGTGCCACCCGAGCGGACGCCACGGGCCTGCAGCAGCGCGGCGGTCCGTGCACTCAGGTCGTCCAGTTGGGAGTAGGTCAGCGCGGTGGTCTCGTGCCGTACTGCGATCCGGTCACCGTGGGCCGACGCGGAGCCCGTCAGCAGGGTGGCGAGATCGGTCATGGTGGTTCCCTCGATTTCGGGTTGGACGGAGGTGTGTTCAGCGGGCGGCCGACGTCGATCGGGCGCGCTCCTGCGGCGCCGCGACCACCTCCCTCGGGGACGACCCCGCCGCAGCCTGCCCCCGGCGGGTCCGGGTGCCGCTGACCGCGGGGCCCTGGCCATACGCTGCAGCAGGATCCCGGAGGGCCGTGCGGACCTCCAGGAGGCAGTCAGTGCCGCCCATGCGTGCAATGCCGGTGTGGTCGCGGAAGGCGCGCTGCGGGAACTGGGCGCCCTCGGCGACCGGACCCGTACCCGGATCCTTGGCGGTGTGGACGCGCTCACTCCGACCGGACGCTGGGTCGCCGAAGTCACTGCGGGTGGAATGAACAACCGGGAGACCGCCCAGCATCTCTTCGTCGGCCTGCGGACCGTGGAGATCCATCTCACCCATGTCTACGGCAAGCTGGACATCAAGGGCCGTCAGGGACTGGCGGAGGCACTGCGCTGAACGACCTCGTCCTTCGAGCGATGCGATCACGGGCGAGTGGTGAGCAAGTGGATGATCGCCCACGGGGCCGCGAGGACGACGGTCGCGGCGACAAATGCCGGACCACCGCCGACGGTGCAGAGGGCCCAGATGATGACTCCGGTCACGGCCGTCAGAACTCCGGCGAAGACCAGGAGAAGGCCGCGAACCAGCTTTCCTGCCGACGAGTTGGGCGTGCCGCTGGTGTTCACTCGCAGGTGCCGAGTGGGGTGCGGTGGAGAACGGCCGGGTCCCAGGAGTCGGATTCCCCGTCGTCGAGGGGCGATTGGCACTCGCCCGAGTGCTCGGCAGCCGGAGTCGTCTCGGCGAACATATCGCGCTGGACGGAGACGTAGAGGCTGCACAGGCTGAGCAACAGGGCGCAGGAGAGAACGACGATGACCACACTGTTGCCGTGCCGGTCGGCACGAACGGGCAACGCGGGCGGCCAAAGTGCCTGTGTCAGCGCCGATCCCGTCGCGGTGCCCGGCGCGTCGGCGGGTACCGGCGAGGCGTTGTGCCTCACCGGCGGGTGCTCTGCGGCTGCGGGTTGTGGGGTGTGCGGCATGGTGCTCTTCTCGTCGTGCCTGGGTGGCGGGCTTGTAGGGCTGCCCGTCTCCGCAGGGCTCTCCCCGAGGTTTGGGCGCCTGCCCGGCTCGATCCCATCAGCGGGCGATCGGCCAGGGCCAGGGTTACGGACCGTAAGACCCAGATCTTTCGGGCGATGGTCCGGGTCTTTCGGTGGAGCCACTCGGCAGCAAATGCCCTGCGGCAACGCCGTCGGCAGGTCCGGGTGCCGTACTGCGATCCGGTCACCGTGGGCCGACGCGGAGCCCGTCAGCAGGGTGGCGAGATTGGTCATGGTGGTTCCCTCGATTTCGGGTTGGACGGAGGTGTGTTCAGCGGGCGGCCGACGTCGATCGGGCGCGCTCCTGCGGCGCCGCGGCCACCTCCCTCGGGGACGACCCCGCCGCAGCCTGCCCCCGGCGGGTCCGGGTGCCGCTGACCGCGGCGTGCGCAGGAAATACCGCGCTCCTGTTGCACGACGGGACGGCACGTACAACGAAGCGCTCGACGCCGTCTCGAGGTCGAGGAACTGGACGTGCACAGGAGGGCACCACGAGCTCCTCGGACGGCCTGAGCCAGGCTTGAGGATCTGAGCAGTGACGTGATCACCAATGCGGGAATCGGCACGCCGAGCGGAGCGGCGGGCCGTCCCGCGGTGGATTCGGGACGGCGGGTGGGGGGCGGACGCGGTGGAGGCGGATGGTCAGCGAGGTGGTCCGATGATGCGGGTGCCGCGCAGGGCAGCGGCTTCGGCGAGCTTGGCTTTGGTGATCTCGAACCCGTCAGGGCGGGGGGTGGTGACGTCGCGTCCGGCGTGCCGGAACATCTCCTCTATGCCCGCGGGGGTGACGATGAGGAGGAGGTCTGCGCGGTCGGACGTGATGCGGTAGCCATGGGGGATGTTGCGGGGCAGGTAGACGACGCCGCCCTCGGACAGTTCGTGGCGTTCGTCTCCGACCCACACGAGTGCCTCGCCCTTGAGGAGAAGGAACACCTCGTCCTCGCGGGTGTGGAGGTGGAAGGGTGGGGCCTCGCCCTTGTGGATGTCGAACCGTCCGACACTGAGCTGTCCTTCGGTGGCCTGGCTGTCGAGCAGGATCGTGAACAGCCCCCCGTCGAGCCATTCAAGGGTCTGTTGCTTGTCGGGCTGGGCGAGGTAGGCCATGGTCATGGCGGTCTCCAGGGTGGGTGCGGCGGCTCTCGTCGGGCAAGTCAGGCGGGGAGGGAGGCCGGCGTCGGCGTCGACCTGGACGCAGGGGCCCAGTTGAAGGGCGGAAAGCATGGGGTGGACGGTGCAGACGCCGTCAGTCACACCGGTGATGGCACCACGAGCTGTTCGGACAGCCGGAGCCGGGCGTCAGGATCGGCGCGGTGACGTGATCACGAATGCGGGTATCACTACCGCGCCGACGATCAGGTGCATCAGGGCCAGCAGGAGCTGGTCGGACGTTGTGACGCCGGCCCCGTTGTAGGGAAGACCGCCGACGAGCACCAGACCCGTGAGCGCCGCCCAAATGACGGTGGCCCGCCGAGGGACGAATCGTTCCAGCAGCTCCAGGAGTCCCCAGCCGAGCAGCGCCGGGACGACGGAGGAGGCGATCACCACGCTGATCAGGATGGACTGGGCCGGTCTGCCGAACACAGCGGGAGTCCTGAGGTCGTACCCGGCGACGTCGGTGAGGACGAGCACGTACGCGAGGTTCGCGAGGAGAGCAATGCCGATGGCGGCCGCTCGCAGTACCCGGGCGTTGGTTTCGGTGAGGCGGCGGGCGGACGGTCTCGGTGCGGACGATGTGGTGGCCACGATGGGTGCTCCGTTGGAAGAGGTCGGGGAGTCAGCGGATGACGGGCAGGATGAGGTGGGAGGGGTGGTCGGCGTCGTGATGGATGAGGTCGCGGCCCACCTGGTGGCCGTAGTAGTGGTGGAACAGGCCGTCGGCGACAGGGGAGTCGCCGTTGGCGATCTCCAGGCGGATGCGGCTGCCCTTGGGAAAGAGGTAGGAGGTCGGCCAGACCTCGATCTCGTAGCGGACGACGCTCCCCGGCTCGATCGGCTGGGGCGGATGGGTGCGGTGGGAGGCCTTCAGCCAGCCGCGGGTGACCATCGCGGAGGGCAGCGGCACGTTCTTGGCGACCTTGCGCATGAGGGCCTCCTTGAGCTTCGGAACGGCCTTCTGCTCGGAGACCTTGACGTGGAAGTCGGTGTCGGTCTGGTCGGACTCGGCGTACAGCACCAGGGTGATCTTCCCGGTGACCTCGGTGTCGTGTTCCAGCGGCGGGGTGGTGAAGGTGAGGATGCCGCGGGTGGGCTGTGGGATGCCGTCGGTGATGACGGTGGTGCCCACCGTCCACTCGGGGTTGGGGTAGTCGTAGGCGGTCGGCTCGCCGGGCGACTGGGTGGGCGGGGTGGTGGTGAGGCTGCCGTCGTTGAGTGAGCGCACGGCGTGTGCGGGTTCGGGGTGCAGGTAGAACGTGGTCGGCACGGCGCGCTGGGGTGGCCATTCGGATTCCGCCCGCGGCCGGCTCCCGGTGTTGCCGACCTGGATACGGACCGGCGGGCCGTCCATGACACCGTTGCCGATTCCCTTGAGCCAGTGGTCGTACCAGGGGCGGATGTAGGTGTCGAGGAACTCGGTTTGGTAGTAGCGCTCGTGGCTGTCGATGCCGGCGAGCACGACGAGGCGCTTGTCGGTGCCCTTGAGCCGTTCGTAGCCGTCGAGCTGACCGCGCAGGTGCAGGCCGACGCCGTACCACCAGGCGATGTTGAGCACCGGGATGTCGATGTCCTCCACCTTCACCGCTCGCTGGTCCCACCAGTCGTCGACGACGGGCCGGTCCAGGGTCATGCCGATGATGTCGGCGGTGACGCCGCCGGGCCGGGGCGGGGTGCCGCCGCCGATGGTGGCGCTAGCACGTAGGTTGTCGGTCGACCAGAAGTTGAGGAACCCCATGGAGTAGACCCCGCCGTGGTAGACCGCGTCGTGGTAGAGGTTCGTGAACCCGCTGTAGATCAGCGCGCAGGTCAGGTGCGGCGGGCGCTGCGCGGCGGCCAGCCACTGGTTCACGCTGTAGGCGCTCTCCCCGATCATCGACACCTTCCCGGTCGACCAGGGCCGGGAGGCGATCCACTCGATGGTGTCGTAGAAGTCACGCTGCTCGGCGAGTCCGAACAGCTCGAACTCCCCTCCGGACCTGCCGGTGCCGCGCTGGTCGCCGACCACGACCGCGTAGCCGTGGCCGGTCCAGTAGTCGAGCGGGCCGGTCTCGATGTACCGGAACACTGACACCGCAGGCAGGTACAGCAGGTCCTTCTGGTAGGGCGCTACTGCGTACAACCCCGGAAACGGGCCATCCCCGTCGGGCAGGTACACATCTACGCAGATCCGGACGCCGTCGGACGCCGTGATCCATTCGTCCTTGACCGTGCGCATGATCAACTCCTAATTTCCTCGCATGTAGAAACTAATTTCACCGTATGCTGAAACTGTCGCGGACGGAAGTCCCTTCTCTGACCTGTTACGGAAGGTGATGCGGTGTGACTGGGCGAGGTCCCCGAGGAGAGCGCGGAGAGCAGGCGGACAAGATCATCGCCGCCGCCCGCAGATCCTTCGCCACCCGTGGCTACGCCGCGACCTCACTGCGGTCGGTCGCCCAGGACGCCGGCGTCGACCCCGGCCTGGTGAACTACTACTTCCGCACCAAGACCGGGCTGCTGGAAGCGGTCATGCAACCCCCCGAGGCGTTCGGCGCAGCCGTGGCCGCCGCCGCCAAACAGCCCATACACCAGCGCGGACGCGCGTTCGTGCAGGCCAGCCTGCGCCTGTGGGAAGACCCCGCCTCCGCCGAGATCCTGCGTTGCATCATCCTCACCGCCGCCCAGGAACCCGCCGCCATGCACCGCCTGCGGCAGTTGTTCTCCGAACTCGTCCTGGCCGTCGTCTCCCACAGCCTGCCCGAGACCGAACGCACCCTGCGCGCCAGCCTCATCGCCACCCAGATCGTCGGCATGGTCATGAACCGCTACATCTGGCAGGTCGGCG
This window contains:
- a CDS encoding TetR/AcrR family transcriptional regulator, with translation MTGRGPRGERGEQADKIIAAARRSFATRGYAATSLRSVAQDAGVDPGLVNYYFRTKTGLLEAVMQPPEAFGAAVAAAAKQPIHQRGRAFVQASLRLWEDPASAEILRCIILTAAQEPAAMHRLRQLFSELVLAVVSHSLPETERTLRASLIATQIVGMVMNRYIWQVGDIATLPADTVTNLLAPTIQHYLADTLPTKLGDGWS
- a CDS encoding helix-turn-helix domain-containing protein translates to MVAEGALRELGALGDRTRTRILGGVDALTPTGRWVAEVTAGGMNNRETAQHLFVGLRTVEIHLTHVYGKLDIKGRQGLAEALR
- a CDS encoding DUF6069 family protein; its protein translation is MATTSSAPRPSARRLTETNARVLRAAAIGIALLANLAYVLVLTDVAGYDLRTPAVFGRPAQSILISVVIASSVVPALLGWGLLELLERFVPRRATVIWAALTGLVLVGGLPYNGAGVTTSDQLLLALMHLIVGAVVIPAFVITSPRRS
- a CDS encoding cupin domain-containing protein; translated protein: MLSALQLGPCVQVDADAGLPPRLTCPTRAAAPTLETAMTMAYLAQPDKQQTLEWLDGGLFTILLDSQATEGQLSVGRFDIHKGEAPPFHLHTREDEVFLLLKGEALVWVGDERHELSEGGVVYLPRNIPHGYRITSDRADLLLIVTPAGIEEMFRHAGRDVTTPRPDGFEITKAKLAEAAALRGTRIIGPPR
- a CDS encoding 2-phosphosulfolactate phosphatase, which codes for MDTRFLGIAELVEAPSVAVVVDVMRAFTVAAWAFAQGTEKIVLAESLDEALALKASHPDWVALKDGPPAPGFDMVNSPGLLRSVDLGGRTVVQKTTAGTVGALAVKEASLVLCASFVVAEATARLLRTRKSDSVTFVVTGDDGQADEDLACAQYIARRATEAGTDAAEFVRRAAESRAAAELAEGVRQGVHSDDVALCLEVDRFPFAMVATLEGSLMVLRPCAMLSLTDDAPI
- a CDS encoding CocE/NonD family hydrolase, coding for MRTVKDEWITASDGVRICVDVYLPDGDGPFPGLYAVAPYQKDLLYLPAVSVFRYIETGPLDYWTGHGYAVVVGDQRGTGRSGGEFELFGLAEQRDFYDTIEWIASRPWSTGKVSMIGESAYSVNQWLAAAQRPPHLTCALIYSGFTNLYHDAVYHGGVYSMGFLNFWSTDNLRASATIGGGTPPRPGGVTADIIGMTLDRPVVDDWWDQRAVKVEDIDIPVLNIAWWYGVGLHLRGQLDGYERLKGTDKRLVVLAGIDSHERYYQTEFLDTYIRPWYDHWLKGIGNGVMDGPPVRIQVGNTGSRPRAESEWPPQRAVPTTFYLHPEPAHAVRSLNDGSLTTTPPTQSPGEPTAYDYPNPEWTVGTTVITDGIPQPTRGILTFTTPPLEHDTEVTGKITLVLYAESDQTDTDFHVKVSEQKAVPKLKEALMRKVAKNVPLPSAMVTRGWLKASHRTHPPQPIEPGSVVRYEIEVWPTSYLFPKGSRIRLEIANGDSPVADGLFHHYYGHQVGRDLIHHDADHPSHLILPVIR